The following nucleotide sequence is from Solidesulfovibrio carbinolicus.
ACCGGCGCTGTGCGGGGGGCGGCCAACAGGGACCAGGAGACACGACAAGCGACAAGAGGCTGTGCGATCTCCACGCCCCCGCACGCCCCAAGGCCCCCTTTACCCCTTTCTCCCCGCTGGGGGGTCTGGGGGCCTCAGGCCCCCAGCCGCCGGAGGCATCTTCTCTTCTTACAAGCGCTCGCCATCGCCGCCAAGGCCTTTGCAGCCACGGCAGTGGGCCATGAGGGTTTCGGCCAGCCAGATGCCGAGAAAGACGCCCACGGCGTTGGCCACGGCGTCCATCATGCTGGAGGCCCGGCCGGGCACGAAGGACTGGCCCCATTCGAGGAGAGCGCCCAGGGGAATCATCAGGTAGGCGGCGTTTCGGGCCGTCCCGCCCCGGGCGAAGGCGAAAAGGGGCAAGAAGCCGAGCCAGCCGTAGCCGATGAGGTGGTAGACCTTGTCGGCGTTCCAGAATTTGACCGGCAGTTCGATGGCCGGCAGCAGGGAGAGGTAGCACACCGAGGCCACGGAAAAAAGCCACACGGCCATGGCCAGGCGTTGGAAAGCCTTGGATTCAAGCATGGGGACCCCTTGCCGGCGGCGGATTGGCGAGAAGCCGGCCGGTCGGCGACGGGGGGGAAATTACTGCGGGGGCCGGGAAATAGCCAGCCCCGGGAGGCAGGCTTAGTGGAAAACGAGTTCCTCGACAGGGATGAGCTTATCGAGGTCAAGCAGGATCAACAACCGGTTGTCGAGCTTGCCCACCCCTTTGATGTATTCGGATTCGATCCCGGAGACGACCGCTGGGGGCGGTTCGACCGTGCTGGAGGGAATCCGAAGCACTTCAGAGACGCCGTCCACGACGAACCCGATGACCACGCGATGCAGATCCGCGACAATGATGCGCGTTTGGCTGTCGTGGGTGCGCGGTTCCATGGAGAAACGGCTGCGCAAGTTGATGACCGGGATAACCTTGCCCCGAAGATTGATGACGCCTTCGACATGGGGCGGCGAGTTGGGCACCTTCGTGATGGCCATGGTGCGGATGATCTCTTGGACCTTGAGAATATCGATGCCAAATTCTTCGTCGCCGATTTCAAAGGTGACGAGCTGGAGCAAATCCCCATTGGCATGACTTTCGGCGTTTGAATCAATGTCCATTAATAGCCCCTTTAAGACAACACCATTCGCCCTGACAAGGACAGAGCCTGGGATGTTCCGCTGTCCGACCGAACCGTCTCTAGTACGTATCTTAGGGGCCTGCGCTTGACGTGTCAATTCTTCCAACGCTTGGGCTGCGGGCTTCATCGTTTCGGAGTTTTTCAGGAAAACCCTGCCAACATCCTTGATACTCTGGTTTATCTCCTCGTTAGCCGAGCAATGTTTATTGGAGGCCGTTGCCGTCGAGGAAAATTGATTGAACGCCGCCCGCCGAGACGCCCTTGAGGCTGTTGCCAAGGCGGGCTTTTTTTCCATTTGCCGGCGACCAACAAAAAGACGGGGCGCGTCGCCGCGCCCCGTCCGCTTGCCGTTGGGTCGAAGAAAAGAACCTAGCGCCCGGCCATGTCCCGCAGCCGGCGGATGCGGTCCTCGGTGGGCGGGTGGGTGGAAAAAAGCGAGGCCATGGACATGCCGGCAAAGGGATTGACGATGAACATGTTTTCCGTGGCCGGATTGGCGTTCATGGGAATTTGGCGGGAATAGGCGTCGAGCTTGCCCAGCGCCCCGGCCAGGGCCAGGGGCGTGCCGGAAAGCTGCGCGCCGGTGGCGTCGGCCAGATATTCCCGGGAGCGCGAGATGGCCATCTGAATGAGCGAGGCCGCGATGGGGGCCAAAATCGCCATGAGCAGGCTGCCGACCACCCCGGAGCCGCCGCCTTCTTCTTCATCGCTGCTGCGGCCAAGGCCAAAAATAGCGCCCCATTGCAGCATGTTAGCCATCATGACGATGGCCCCGCCGAGCACGGCGGCGATGGACTGCACGAGGATGTCGCGGTTTTTGATGTGGCCCAGCTCATGGGCGATGACGCCGCGCAGCTCCTCGGGCGAGAGCAGGCGCAGGATGCCTTCGGTGACGGCCACCACGCCGTGGGCGGGATCGCGGCCCGTGGCAAAGGCGTTGGGGGCTTCCTGGGCGATGATCATCACCCGGGGCTTGGGGATGCCGCCGTTTCGGGCCAGCTCCTCGACCATGGCGTGCAGGCCCGGGGCGTCGGCCGGGGACAGCTCGCGCGCGCCGTACATGGCCAGCACGATCTTGTCGGAAAACCAGTAGCTGCCGACGTTCATGACCAGGGCCATGCCGAAGGCGATAATCAGGCCGGTGCGGCCTCCCATGGCCTGGCCGACGATGAGAATGAGCGCGGTAAGCAGTCCAAGCAGCAAGGCGGTCTTGATCTGGCTCGTCATGATGCGGCGATCCTCCCAAGGATAAAAATAAGACCTCGCCCGGTCCGTCGGGGCCAGGCGAGGTCGCTAGTGGTCTTGTTCGTATATTGCCGAAACCAGTTTCCCAATCGTCGCGGCATCGGATTTTTTCGGCTGTTGCGGCCGATCCGTGCCCGAAGCACCCGGCGGGAAGGCGGTTCCCCCCGCCCGGCGGGTTCCGGAGAGAACCTCCGGTCCCCGACTTCGCGGCGAGTCATCTCGCCGGGAGTGGGTTCATGATGGTTTGGCGCGACGCTCGCGCAAATCTTCTTTGCGTGTTTCCGAAATTCCAGGACCTTTTCCCCAGCGCGGCGGCCTCCTCCCCCGAGGGGGCTACCTGCCGCAGGCGGGGTCACGTAGCGATCGGGCAAATCCTTTCGCTTTCCGGCCCTCAAGCAGCCGGGCCGACAGGGCGACTCCATTCGCCGGATATGTTCACTTCTGGCCCATCGGAGTCTACCTCCATCTTGCGCTTTCACGCGTTGTCACGTTCTCGTCATTCCCGGGAAGCCAGCGGGGTCTGTGCGGCCATTCTCGTCCGCCGCGACGCCGACTATCCATCAACGCAATCGGAGCTGTCCTTTGCATTCTGGCGGTCCGGTTTGCTGCCCGTTCCCGCCTTCCTACTGGGGCGACTCGACTCGCCGGGTATGGGATACGGCATTCGTGACGGGGCTTCCTCCTGCTAGGGATTGACCTCTTTCGAGGTTGCCGTTGATCATACAGTTAAGCCTTCCGTCGCCGTTGTAAAGTGAATTTTTGATGAAATCGTCACCCGGGGATCATTTCCCCACAAACTGACCCGTTGCCCGTCCGCGCCCGTCAGATCGGCCGGCAGGACCACACCGGCCACCTTGCGCCGCCAAGGTCCCGGGATGGTGAGAAAAAGCCGCGTGCCCTCGGTCCGGCCGGCGACCTCCACGACCTCCCCCCGGCGGTCGCGCACCAGCGCCTGACAGGTCCCGGCGGCCAGGGGCCGGGAACAGTGGACCACCAGCCGGCCGGCCTCGAAAGACAGATCCACGGGCCGGGGGGCCTCGTCATAGCCCGGGGCCGGGTTGGGCGGCATACAGAAGACAAAAGGCGGACACGGGGCCGGCGCGCCGGCCGGCTGGGCCGCGCCGGCCACGGCCAGGGCCGGGCTTTGCCAGTCGTAGTCCCCGGCCCAGTCGGTCCCGGCGGCAAGGCGCACGGGCACGGCCGGCAGGGACGGCCCGGAAAGCCGCAGATCGCCGGCAAAGGGGGCGCGAAAATGCAGCTCAGGCGCGACGCGCCCGGCCGTCTCGAAGCCGGCCGGCCCGAATCCCGCCGGCCAGGGGCGGTTGGTCAGGTCGCCGTCGAAAACGATATGGTCGCCAGCCGGATCGTCCAGAAACCCGGGTGAGGCCACAAACGACGGCCCAGGCTCGGCCATGGGGGGCACGCAGCCGAAGCTCTCGGGATCGGCGGTCAGGGGCGATGGCGCGCACGGATCGGGGCACGAGGCCGGGAACGGGCACGGCGGATCGGGATCGTAACCGCGAAGATCGGCCGGGGTGCAAAACAGCACCACGTTGTCCATATGGCGCAGGTGTTTGGTGCGGCCTTCCTTGATGAGGTTGGCCCGCAGGAAATAGGTGTTGAATGCCGCCAGCACCGGCCGGTCCGGCATCCCGCCCTCGACGTCGTACTTGTAGACCGCGCCGCCGGTGTTGTCGCCCTCGGGCAGGCCCGGTTTGTCGTTGAAGTAGCCGGTGTTGCCGCAGTAGTACCAAAAACCGCCGGCCACGTTGTCCATGGAAAACCAGGCGTGGGCGTTGACGATGCGGTTGCCTCGGACATACCAGTTGACGGCCGTGCGTTCGGGCTCCACCGGATTGTCGCGCAGCCGGTGGAAGCGGTTGCCGGTGATCTCCACGTTGTGGTTGAGCCGGCCGCCCTTGCTGGCGCTGGCCTTGAGGCGCAGGCCATTAAAGGCCGTGCACAGGGTGTTTTCGCGAAAAACCAGGCTCCCGGAGATGTCCACCGAGCCGAAAAAGCCGCCGTTGTAGTAATAGTAGCCGGTCTCGTCCTCGCGTTTGACCGCTTCCCAGGTGATGTCGCGCCACAGCGCCCCGGTGGGGTCCTGCCGCCAAAGGCAGCCTTCGATGAGGATGTGGTGGCTGCGCTCGCCCCGGGCAAAGACCACGTAGCGGCCGTCGAAAACCCGGATGTTGCGCACGGTCACGTAACGGCTGTGTTCCATGAACAGAAAACACGGCCAGCAGCCGGCCACGTCGAAGTTCTCGAAAACCACCCACTGGCTGTCGAAGAGCTTGAAAAAGGCGAACTGGTCGGCCGTGGGCAACCGGGCGTCGGCGATTTCGGCCTTGCCTTCGCCGTAAAAAGCCGTGGTCGGCCCAAAGCCCCGGATGGTCAACGGCGCATCCTCGCTACCGGCAAAGCCCCGTATTTCCACCGGGAAGGCCTCGCCCAGGGCCCGATTGCCCGGGTCGATACGGGTGGGCGGAAAAAAGGCTCCGGGCAACAGTTGCACCACATCCCCGGGTCGGGCCGCGGCCACGGCGTCGGCCAGAGTCAGGGTATCGCGCAGCTCGCCGTCGTAGAAACGCCGGTCGCCCCGGCAGGTGGCGTAGATGGTGGCCATGGGCACTCCTTGTACCTATATACGTTAAGCTATCTATCAAGCCCATTTACCCAACGCAAGGGGTTCCCCGACACGCCATTGACAAGCCGCGCGGCCCGGGGCACCTCACGGCAACGCCTTAAGACCCCACACCTGAGGAGTCCTCATGACGCCTGCTCGCGACCCCGCCGTCTCCATTGCCCGGGGACTCGGCATCATTTTGGTGGTGCTCGGCCACTGCTTTGATCCCTTCAGCTGGTATCCCATCTATTCCTACCACATGGCGCTGTTTTTTCTGCTGGCCGGCTATGTGTTCAACCCGCGCCACCGGGAAGACCCCAAGCGTTATGTCCTGGCTCGGGCCAAACGACTTTTAGCCCCGTATTTCCTCTACAATCTGCTGTTTGCCGGCCTCACCGCCCTGGCCGCCGCCACCCTTGGCCTGTGGACCGACCTGGCCCCCTTTTCCCTGCGCGCCCTGGTTTACGAACCCCTGACCACGGGGCATCAGTTTCCGCTTTTTAACGGCGGCTGGTTCCTGGTGACCCTGTTTTTCGTCCAGCTGGCCTATCTGCCCCTGCCCCGATTTCTTCGCGGTGACGGCCCGGCCCGGGAATTGGCCGCCACGGGCCTGCTGGCCCTGGTTTGCGTCCTGGTCGGCAAGGGCTTCGACCTCTCGCTCCTGGGAACCCAGCTCGGCAAGGTCGGATTTGGGCTTTTTTTCTATGCGTGCGGCCGTAGGGCCAGGGCCTGGAATGGCCTGTCCGGACTGGTTTCGGCCCGGGGCGTGACGGCCAGCGTCGTTTCGGCCGTGCTGCTCTCCTGCCTTGGCGCAAAGACCATTTATAACCTTTCGACCATGTCCTTTTCGGGCAACCCGTTGCTGGTCTTTTTCACCTCCCTAAGCGGTTCGCTCCTGGTCTTCTGGCTCGCCCGACAACTGGCGGCCACCAGCCGGCCGGCCAGCCTCCTCGTGGTGCTTGGCGACAACACCGTGCCCATCATGTGCCTGCATTTGATTTTTTTCTTCCTGCTTAACTGCCTGCTTATCCCGCTTACCGGCACGGACCCGGCCATGCTTGACAACACCCTTTTTGGCGTCAGCGCTCCCCGCCTCTATCCGCTTTACGTGGCGACCGGGCTTTTCGGCCCCATCGCGGCCGTGCGTCTGGCCCGGGCCGCCGTTTCGGCCCTGGACAGCCGCCATAAGACCGCCAGTCGATAGACCGCCCAAACAACGTGGCCAGGAGAGGCGTTGTCTGGTTGCCATGGCAACGCCTCCGCGCCTACCATGCCCACGCGGCGCACCGTCGCCGCCAGAAATCCGGCGTCCGGCCCCTCGCGCCCGGCCGCGCCCAAGGAGTTCGCCATGACCAAGCCCCTGCCCCATGTCGTCGTCACCCGGGCCATTCCCGAGGCCGGGCTGGCCCTGTTGCGCGAGCGCGCCAGCGTCTGGGTCAACCCCGAGGACCGGCCGCTTGGTCGCGACGAACTGCTGGCCCAGGCCAAGGACGCCGACGGCGTCATCGGGCTTTTGACCGACCGCATCGACGCCGGCTTTTTCGACGCCTGCCCGAAGCTTCGCGGCTACGCCAACTACGCCGTGGGCTACGACAACATCGACGTGCCCGAGGCCACCCGCCGAGGCCTGCCCGTGTCCAACACCCCGGACGTGCTGACCCAGGCCACGGCCGAGCTGGCCTTTGCCCTGATCCTGGCCACGGCCCGCCACATCGTGGCCTCGGACGCGGAGCTGCGTTCGGGCCAGTGGCCGGGCTGGGGGCCGCTGCAATTTATCGGCACGCAGCTGACCGGCAAGACCATGGGCATTTACGGCCCGGGGCGCATCGGCCTGGCCGTGGCCCGGCTGTCGCGCGGCTTTGACATGAAGATCGTCACCTGCGGCGGGCGCAAGCCCAACCCGGCGCTGGTGGCCGAATTCGGGGCCGCCGCCCTGCCCTTCGAGGCGTTTCTGGCCGCCGCCGACGTCATAAGCATCACCGCGCCCCTGACCGACACCACCCGCCACGCCTTCAATGCCGCCGCTTTTGCCCGCATGAAGCCCACCGCCCTGCTGGTCAACACCGGACGCGGCCCCATCATCGACGAGGCCGCCCTGGTCGTGGCCCTGCGGGAAGGCCGCATCGCCGGGGCGGGCCTGGACGTCTACGAATTCGAACCGCGCCTGGCCGAAGGGCTGGCCGCGCTGCCAAACGTCGTCATCACGCCCCATATCGGCTCGGCAACCACGGAAGCCCGCGAGGGCATGGCCGTGCTGGCCGCGAACAATCTCATCGCCATGCTGGAAGGGACCACGCCGCCCACCTGCCTCAACCCCGAAGTTCTGGCCCGGTCTTGACAATTTTCGGCAATCGGGAGCATCCCCCAAGGCTGTCCGGGCCGTTTCGGCCGGACCCCAAGGAGCCGCCATGCGTCTGCGCGAACTGATGCGAACCAACCTCTCCCGGGCCCGCCACGACACCCCCTTTGGCGAGCTGGTCGCCGCCCATCGCCGCCGCGATTCCCGGCTGGTCTATGTCGAGGACGAGGCCGGCCGGCTGGTCGGCGTGGTCAGCTGCTACGACCTGCTGCGGGCCGCTTTGCCCTTTTACGTCGATTCGAGCCTGGCCCGGGCCTTGCCCGAGGACACCTCGGTGCTTCGTAACAGCTTTGCCGCCGCCTGCCGCGACAAGACCGCCGGCGACGTCATGACCAGCCACGTCGTCACCGTCTCCCCGGACGACACGGTGTTCGCCGCCGAGGCCTATTTCGCCGAAGGCCGCCACAACGTCCTGCCCGTGGTCGACGCGACGGGCCGGGTGGTGGGCGAGGTCACCCGGCGCACCATTCTCGTGGTCCTGGCCGGCTCCTGCGGCCTGTAGCATCCCGGAGGCCCGCCCATGTTCTGGATCGCCACCGCCATTTTCGTCGGCGCCTATGCCGTCATCGTCTCGGAAAAGATCAACAAGACCAAGGTGGCGCTTTTTGGCGCGGCGCTCACCCTGGCCGCCAAGGTGCTCACCCAGCACGACGCCTTCCACGACGCCGACCTCGGCGTGGACTGGAACGTCATCTTCCTGCTCATTTCCATGATGATCATGGTCAACATCATGACCAAGACGGGCGTGTTCCAGTACGTGGCCGTGCGCGCCGCCAAGATCGCCCGGGGCGAACCCTTCGCCATCATGGCCATCTTCGCCGTGGTCACGGCCGTGGCCTCGGCCCTGCTCGACAACGTCACCACCGTGCTGCTTTTGGCCCCGGTGACGTTGCTGGTGGCCAAGGAACTGGAAATCGACCCCGTGCCCTTTCTCATCACCGAGGCCCTGGCCTCCAACATCGGCGGCACGGCCACGCTCATTGGCGATCCGCCCAACATTATGATCGCCTCTAAGGCCGGTCTGGACTTCATGGACTTCATCGTCCACCTCGCCCCGGCCATCGTCGTCATCATGTTCGCCTGGATGTTCGTCTGGAAACTCGTCTTCGGCCAACGCCTGCACGTGGGCCCGGCCCAAAAGGCCCGTATCCTGGCCATGGACGAGGGCGCGCTCATCCGCGACCCGGCGCTGCTCAAAAAATCCGGCCTGATCCTCGGGCTGACCATCCTGGGCTTTACCCTCCACGGCTTTCTCGGTTTCGAGCCGGCCACCATCGCCCTGCTCGGGGCCTCGACGTTGTTGCTCGTTTCCGGCGAAGACCCGCAAAAGGTCTTCGAGGACGTGGAATGGCCCACCATTTTCTTCTTCATCGGCCTTTTCATCATCATCGGCGGCACGGTCAAAGCCGGGCTCATCGAGGTGTTTTCCCAAAAGGTCATCGCGCTGACCCACCCCACCAAGGACTCCATGCTTGTGCTGTCCATGGTCATGGTCTGGTTTTCCGGCATCGCCTCGGCCATCGTGGACAACATTCCTTTCGTGGCCACCATGAATCCGCTTCTGGCCGAGCTGGCCGAGAAGGTCCTCGGCCCGGAAACGGGCCTCACCGGGCCTGCCCTCTACACCCACCCCACCATGCTGCCGGTCTGGTGGTCCCTGGCCCTGGGGGCCTGCCTTGGCGGCAACGGCACGGCCATCGGGGCCTCGGCCAACGTCATCGTGGTCGGGCTGTCGGAAAAGGCCGGTCACAAGATCACCTTTGCCCGCTTCTTCAAATACGGCGCGCCGGTGACCCTGGGGACCATCACCATCTCCATGGGCTACATCTACTTGCGCTACTACGTCCTTGGCTGGTAGCCGGCAGACCATGAACGACGCCATGCGGCCCGCCGGCCGGTTTCTGGCCGGGCTGGCCCTGTGCGCCCTGGCCGTCCTGGCCTTTTGGGACGTGCCGCGAAGCGGCCCCACGGCCAGCGACGACCTGACCTACGAGCGTGCCGTGCTCGAAGGCCGCATCGGGGCCTTTAGCGCCGAGCTGGCCGCCGGCTCGGGCCGATTCCACCACTATCTCCACGTGGGCCTGACCAGCCTTGCCTACCGCATGGACAGCCCGCCCCTGCGCCGGGCCGTGGCCCTGGCCGGATTTTTGGGCGTCATCATTGCCCTGGCCGCCCTGGCCGCCCGGCTGTCGCGCCGCCCGGAACTGGGCGTCCTCGTCGCCGCCCTGGCCCTGGGCCTGTATCAGGACAACTGGCACCACAACATCCTGACCGCCTATCCCCTGGTCTTCGATTCCGGGATGCTCTGCCTGCTTTTGGCCGCCTACGCCCTGGCGCGCCGGGCCGAGACCGGCCGAGCACGTTGGCTCGTCGTGGCCAACCTCGCTCTTTTCCTGGCGTTTTGCCATTTCGAGGCCTTTGTCGCCTACGTCCCGATCCTGGCCGGCCTGGTCTGGCTGACCACCCAGGGCGGCGCGCGGGAGCGGGCGCGCGCCCTTGTCCCGGCCTTTGCCGTGCTGCCGGCCTACGCCGCCGTCTACCTCGGCTACCGTCTGGCCCACCCCAGCCAGTACGCCGGCAACGCCCTGGACCTCACCAGCCCGGCGGCCATCCTCAAGACGGCCTGGGCCTACAGCCTCCCAGCCCTGCCCCTGGGCGGGTTTGCCTTCAACCTCGAATACGTCAACCGCTTCCCGCAATTCTCCAAGGCCTACGTCCTGTCCTTTGGCCAGTACCTGTCGGAGCTTGCCGCCAACTTGTCCCTGCTTGCCCCGGCCTGGGTCGCCCTGGGCCTTTTGGCCGGCGGGCTGACCACTTATTGCCTGGACCGGGCCGTCCGGGCGCGCGTGCCCTGGCTCACCTGGCTTCTGTGCGCCTTTGCCGTGGTCTGCCCCAATGCGCTCATTGCCCTGTCGCCCAAGTACCAGGAGCCGGCCGCCTCGGGGCTGGCCTGGTATGTGACCACCACCTTTTCCTTCTACGCCGTGGCCGTGCTGCTGGCCCTGGCCGCCCTGGCCCTGGCCGGGCGGCTGCCGGACAAATCCCGGCGCGTCGTCGCCGCCCTGCTCGGCCTGGCCGTGGGGCTGGCCGCCTTGGTCAACGCCTCGGTCAACGCCTCGGTGCGCGACTCCAAGATCGCGGCCGGGGCGCGCTGGCGCGTGGCCGCCCTGGCCTGCCAAAGCCGGCTCATCGCCGGCCTGCCCGAGGGCGCGCGCCTTGTCGCACCGGACCTGTTTACCGCCGTCAACACCGAACTGGTTGGCCCGGACTACTGGCCGGCCTATTTCCGCGCCCAGGCCGGCCGGGGACTGATCGTGGCATCGGGGCTGGGCGAGGCCGATCCGGCCAAAACGCCGGTTTACCTGCTGCGCCGCCTGTCCGGCCCCCTGGACCGGGACACGGCCCTGGTCCTGGCCCGGGTGACCGCGTTGGGTCCGGCCCCGGCCGATCCTTACGCCGCCGCCCCGGACGCGCCCACCCTCCTGGCCGGCCAGGCCGTTGTCGCCATGGACGCGGCCAACCGCTTTTATGACCTCGTCTTCCGCGACGCCTCGGGCTGGCGGGTGGCCCCCCTTGCCGTCGGCGGCGGCCGGTATTCGCGCACCGACATCGCAGGCGACGGGCTTTTGCCGGCCTCCATGGCCAGGGTTGCGGCCCACAGCCTCGCCACGGGCGAGGCCGCGCCGGTTTTCCTGCGCTTTGGCCCGGGCTTTTCCGCGCCCGAGCGGTCCGTCACCGGCGACGTGGTCTGGGCCGGCGATACGGCCGAACTGGCCCTGGTTAACAACACGTCCGAGGTAGCCCGGGTGACGCTCGCCGCCACGGCGGCGGCCCCCGCGCCGGTCACGGTGGCCTGGGGGGGGGCGCTTATGCCGGACGGCGCGACCATTGACTGTTCCGCCCTGGTCACGCCCCTGTCTTTGCCCCTTACCTTGCCGCCGGGCCGCCACGTGCTGCTCTTTCGCGCCCTGCCGCCGACCGGCGCGGAAAAAACGCTTGGGCCTCATCAACGCCCGGCTCGTCCCGTCATCCCCCGCGCCCTGACTCCATTTTTCCTAGACCGCTCGCCGTCAAGTCCACGGACCGACGACGCCCCGAACCGTCTCCCCTCAAAAAAGTCCATCATGGCAGCATGTTCTTCATTCTCTCTGTTTTGGCACACCCCATGCTCTATCCCTTGGCAAGAGACGCGCAGGAACCCAAAACAACTTTACATACCAGGAGACACGCCATGCTGACCGCCATCACCCAGTTCATCCGTGACGAAGAAGGCGCCACCGCGGTGGAATACGGCCTCATGGCCGCCCTGATCGCCGCCGTCATCATCACCGCCGTCACCTCCATCGGCACCAAGCTCACCGCCACCTTCACCGAGATCGCCGGCAAGCTGGGCAGCTAAATTTCGCCTGCTTCGCGAAGCCAAAGGGCCGTCCCGGGCAAGGGGACGGCCCTTTTCGTTTTGGCTGCCGGGCCAGCCGCCAGGACCAGCCGACCCTGGAAAGGCCAAGGCGCATGACCGGCTCCTGCGTATGCCAAGCCGCCTCGCCCAGGGTCC
It contains:
- a CDS encoding VanZ family protein, translated to MLESKAFQRLAMAVWLFSVASVCYLSLLPAIELPVKFWNADKVYHLIGYGWLGFLPLFAFARGGTARNAAYLMIPLGALLEWGQSFVPGRASSMMDAVANAVGVFLGIWLAETLMAHCRGCKGLGGDGERL
- a CDS encoding chemotaxis protein CheW, giving the protein MDIDSNAESHANGDLLQLVTFEIGDEEFGIDILKVQEIIRTMAITKVPNSPPHVEGVINLRGKVIPVINLRSRFSMEPRTHDSQTRIIVADLHRVVIGFVVDGVSEVLRIPSSTVEPPPAVVSGIESEYIKGVGKLDNRLLILLDLDKLIPVEELVFH
- a CDS encoding zinc metalloprotease HtpX, which encodes MTSQIKTALLLGLLTALILIVGQAMGGRTGLIIAFGMALVMNVGSYWFSDKIVLAMYGARELSPADAPGLHAMVEELARNGGIPKPRVMIIAQEAPNAFATGRDPAHGVVAVTEGILRLLSPEELRGVIAHELGHIKNRDILVQSIAAVLGGAIVMMANMLQWGAIFGLGRSSDEEEGGGSGVVGSLLMAILAPIAASLIQMAISRSREYLADATGAQLSGTPLALAGALGKLDAYSRQIPMNANPATENMFIVNPFAGMSMASLFSTHPPTEDRIRRLRDMAGR
- a CDS encoding right-handed parallel beta-helix repeat-containing protein — its product is MATIYATCRGDRRFYDGELRDTLTLADAVAAARPGDVVQLLPGAFFPPTRIDPGNRALGEAFPVEIRGFAGSEDAPLTIRGFGPTTAFYGEGKAEIADARLPTADQFAFFKLFDSQWVVFENFDVAGCWPCFLFMEHSRYVTVRNIRVFDGRYVVFARGERSHHILIEGCLWRQDPTGALWRDITWEAVKREDETGYYYYNGGFFGSVDISGSLVFRENTLCTAFNGLRLKASASKGGRLNHNVEITGNRFHRLRDNPVEPERTAVNWYVRGNRIVNAHAWFSMDNVAGGFWYYCGNTGYFNDKPGLPEGDNTGGAVYKYDVEGGMPDRPVLAAFNTYFLRANLIKEGRTKHLRHMDNVVLFCTPADLRGYDPDPPCPFPASCPDPCAPSPLTADPESFGCVPPMAEPGPSFVASPGFLDDPAGDHIVFDGDLTNRPWPAGFGPAGFETAGRVAPELHFRAPFAGDLRLSGPSLPAVPVRLAAGTDWAGDYDWQSPALAVAGAAQPAGAPAPCPPFVFCMPPNPAPGYDEAPRPVDLSFEAGRLVVHCSRPLAAGTCQALVRDRRGEVVEVAGRTEGTRLFLTIPGPWRRKVAGVVLPADLTGADGQRVSLWGNDPRVTISSKIHFTTATEGLTV
- a CDS encoding acyltransferase family protein, producing the protein MTPARDPAVSIARGLGIILVVLGHCFDPFSWYPIYSYHMALFFLLAGYVFNPRHREDPKRYVLARAKRLLAPYFLYNLLFAGLTALAAATLGLWTDLAPFSLRALVYEPLTTGHQFPLFNGGWFLVTLFFVQLAYLPLPRFLRGDGPARELAATGLLALVCVLVGKGFDLSLLGTQLGKVGFGLFFYACGRRARAWNGLSGLVSARGVTASVVSAVLLSCLGAKTIYNLSTMSFSGNPLLVFFTSLSGSLLVFWLARQLAATSRPASLLVVLGDNTVPIMCLHLIFFFLLNCLLIPLTGTDPAMLDNTLFGVSAPRLYPLYVATGLFGPIAAVRLARAAVSALDSRHKTASR
- a CDS encoding 2-hydroxyacid dehydrogenase, which produces MTKPLPHVVVTRAIPEAGLALLRERASVWVNPEDRPLGRDELLAQAKDADGVIGLLTDRIDAGFFDACPKLRGYANYAVGYDNIDVPEATRRGLPVSNTPDVLTQATAELAFALILATARHIVASDAELRSGQWPGWGPLQFIGTQLTGKTMGIYGPGRIGLAVARLSRGFDMKIVTCGGRKPNPALVAEFGAAALPFEAFLAAADVISITAPLTDTTRHAFNAAAFARMKPTALLVNTGRGPIIDEAALVVALREGRIAGAGLDVYEFEPRLAEGLAALPNVVITPHIGSATTEAREGMAVLAANNLIAMLEGTTPPTCLNPEVLARS
- a CDS encoding CBS domain-containing protein; this translates as MRLRELMRTNLSRARHDTPFGELVAAHRRRDSRLVYVEDEAGRLVGVVSCYDLLRAALPFYVDSSLARALPEDTSVLRNSFAAACRDKTAGDVMTSHVVTVSPDDTVFAAEAYFAEGRHNVLPVVDATGRVVGEVTRRTILVVLAGSCGL
- a CDS encoding ArsB/NhaD family transporter yields the protein MFWIATAIFVGAYAVIVSEKINKTKVALFGAALTLAAKVLTQHDAFHDADLGVDWNVIFLLISMMIMVNIMTKTGVFQYVAVRAAKIARGEPFAIMAIFAVVTAVASALLDNVTTVLLLAPVTLLVAKELEIDPVPFLITEALASNIGGTATLIGDPPNIMIASKAGLDFMDFIVHLAPAIVVIMFAWMFVWKLVFGQRLHVGPAQKARILAMDEGALIRDPALLKKSGLILGLTILGFTLHGFLGFEPATIALLGASTLLLVSGEDPQKVFEDVEWPTIFFFIGLFIIIGGTVKAGLIEVFSQKVIALTHPTKDSMLVLSMVMVWFSGIASAIVDNIPFVATMNPLLAELAEKVLGPETGLTGPALYTHPTMLPVWWSLALGACLGGNGTAIGASANVIVVGLSEKAGHKITFARFFKYGAPVTLGTITISMGYIYLRYYVLGW
- a CDS encoding Flp family type IVb pilin; protein product: MLTAITQFIRDEEGATAVEYGLMAALIAAVIITAVTSIGTKLTATFTEIAGKLGS